GGTCAGCCTATGCACAATATGTTTAGAGCTATCCGTCGTGTAATGGATGAGCATCCTGATGTAAAAGCTCTTTATCCAATCCACATGAATCCTGTGGTTCGTCAAGCTGCTCAGGAAGAATTAGGTGGTTTAGATAGAATACACATCATTGAACCGGTTGAAGTATTTGACTGCCATAATATTATGGCACAAAGTTATCTTATTCTTACTGACTCGGGTGGTATTCAGGAGGAAGCTCCATCTTTAGGAAAACCAGTCCTTGTTATGAGAGATACGACAGAAAGACCAGAAGGTATCGCTGTAGGTACTCTTAAGCTTGTTGGAACTGAAGAAGAAGTAATTTATAAGAATTTTAAAGAATTACTAGAAAATGAAGAAGTATATAACGCAATGGCAAAAGCTAACAACCCATACGGTGATGGACATGCTTGCGAGCGTATTGCTGATGTATTAGAAAAGGACTTATCAAATGAAAGTTTATGCATTATATTTGCCGCAATTTCATGAAACATCAGAAAATAATGAGTGGTGGGGAAAAGGCTTTACAGAATGGACAAATGTTAAGAAAGCCAAACCTTTATATAGAGGACATGAGCAACCTAAGCATCCGTTAAATGATAATTATTATAATATTTTAGAAAAAAGCACAGTGGAATGGCAGACTGAATTAATGCATGAATATCGAATAGATGGCTTTATTTACTATCATTACTATTTTAATGGTAATAAGATTTTAGAAAAACCAGCAGAAAACCTATTAAAGTGGAAGGAAATTAATCAGCCGTTCTTTTTTAATTGGGCGAATCATACATGGAATAGATCGTGGAAGGGGTCCACAGAGGTCTTAATTAAGCAAACGTACGGGAATAAAAATGACTGGAGAGAACATTTTGAATATCTTCTTCCATTTTTTAATGATCATAGATATATAAAAATAAATAATAAGCCGGTTTTTATTATTTACGATGGTTCTTTTTTGGAAAAGAAAGAAATGTTTGAATGCTTTGATGAATGGTGTAAAGAGTCCGGCTTTGAGGGACTGTATTTAATTGAGGAATGCTTTAGTGTTAAAAAGACCGCATTAATGCAATTTAAAAATAACTTATCTCCAGTGACAAAACAAATATATTATACACAGCCACTAATTGGAAGATCTTTATTTAATATGAAATCAAGATTTAGTATTCTCAAAGAGAAAGTTATAAATAGATTAAATCAAAAAAGTATTATAAAGCATACAAAAATATATAAAGGTGATGACCTTCTTAATATTTCGATGAAAAATTGTACTTTTGACAATATGATACCAGGGCTATTCTTTGAATGGGATAATACACCTAGGCATTCAAATAGAGGGTTTATTATTAGAGGTCTGTCTAAGGAAACTTTTTTTGAATATATGAATTTCTATAGGGATTCTAATTTTATGATTTTAAATGCATGGAATGAGTGGTGTGAAGGTATGATGTTAGAGCCAACCAAGGAATTAGGATATAAATATCTAGAGTGGATAAGGGATTGGAAAAATAGTGAAAATGATAATAAAAAATAAGAATAGCGAAATATCATTTAAAATATTATGTTTATTTGTAGCTATATATCCAATTACACCTGATTACTTTAGAATAGTAGGGATTCCAGCACAAATCTTAGTAATAATTATGTGTTTGGGATTTTTATTCTTTTTAAATGGTTTTAAGTACCCTTTAATAAAGGAAAGAAGAATAAAAGCTGTTTATACATCAACTATAGTATGGGCCATATCAATGGTATTAATATATCTTATTCATGGAAGTACTTATGCTATTTTATCAATTCTGCTGCCGTGGGTGATATTGTTTCCTTTTTTAATCAAAAATATCAATACTAAAGAAAGAATTCTTAAAGTAATAGATATTTTGGTGATTGCTGGATTTATTGTATCCATTTTGGCAATTATCGATGAAGTTACTGGTATCAATGTTTTTTGGTTTCTAAACAATAGTGGTACAGATATTTATATTCATGAAGCCAGATTGGGAATAAGGAGAGTATATAGTTTTTCGTCTCATCCTAATTCGTTCTCTCTTTATTGTATGTTTATTGAGGCTATACTGTTTTATAGGATATTTTGCACTTCTTTGCAGAAAAAATCATTTTATAAAGCTGCATATGTAACTGTATTTATTGCGGCGTGTTGTACGGCCTCAAGAGCATCAATTATTGCAATAATCATTTCACAATTAATATTTTTATGGATGAAAGGCTATAAGAAATTTTTTAAATATTTATTGTATGTGATGTTTAGTTTATGTTTACTATTGTTTATTATCGCACTAGTGGCACCTGAATTATATTCAGAAATCAACAGTATATTTGTATTGCTTATGGCTGTATTTAATGACTCTTATGCAGAACAATTGCAAAGTTTAGGTTATCAGTGGACAGCGAACGGTGTGGCAGACCGATTTACTCTTTGGGAGATTGTGTTTTCTAAGATGAAAGGTCATTTTCTAATTGGTTACGGTCCTTCTACGTTACTTGAGGGAGTATCTGTTAAGAATTCCTTGGGTGTGTCCAATGAAAAGTCATCCATTGAAGTACAGTTTTTATTATTATTGTATAGATATGGAATCATCGTTGCTCTGATTGAAGAAATAAGAAACATGATACAGATTTTTATTACTTACAAAAATAGAAGGATATCTTGTCCCTGGGAATCAAAAATCGGTTTTAATCGAATGTGTTGTGTTACATTCTTAGTGTATTTTTTGATGCTATTCACACTTAATCAAACCGATACAGTAAGAATATATATGATTCTATCATCGCTGTTTTTGGCATATAACTATAATTTGTTAAGAGAGGTGAAAAACTAAATGAAAATTATTTTGTTAGGTTTCGAATTTGAATCATCTAATAAAGGCTGTGAAGCTTTAAGTTATTCAGTTATGTCATTGTTGGATTTGATGGAAGAATTAAAACCTTTAGAAATTGTTAACATAAACATACATGAATCAATGGGAGAATTGCCTGCATTGTATCCCAATGTGAAGTTTACTAATCTTAGAATGAAAACAAAGAGACCAAGTTTCTGGGGCGCCTTAAGAAAAGAAATGAGAAATTCAATTGCAGCTCTTGATATTACTCATGGAGACAGTTTTTCTGATATTTATGGTAAGAGTTGGTTTGCAAACACTACTGCAGTAAAAACATTCATTGCATATTCAAAAGTACCATTAATCTTGATGCCTCAGACGTATGGTCCTTTTGAAGCAAAGTGGGCAAAAGTTTGGGCAAAAAATGTAATAAAAAGGGCTTCAAAAGTATTTACAAGAGATAATTTGTCCCTTGATTATTTGAAAAGTATAGGTATTAAAAAAAATATAGAGAACACAATTGATCTAGCTTTTATGCTTCCGTATAAGAAAGAGAGCTCAAAATCGGATAAAATTCGAATTGGCTTAAATGTTTCTGGATTATTGTGGGATGATTGCAAAAAAGATAATAGATTTGGGTTAAAGGTTAATTATGTAAAATATTGCAATGAGGTTTTGGCTAGATTGATACAAAATGATAAATATGAAATTCATCTTGTACCACATGTTTTAAACGATCCTAGAGAAGGTGAAGAATTCTTTGAAAATGATAGCAAAGCAATTCGAGAATTGATGATAGAATTTCCGACTTGTGTTTTTCCTAATAATTTCAAAACAGCACTAGATGCAAAGAATTATATTTGTAATTTGGATTTTTTAGTTGCTCCAAGAATGCACGCTTCTATTGCAGCATTTTCATCTGGTGTAGCAGTTCTTCCATTTGCTTATTCGAGAAAATTTGACGGTGTATATGGTGATATGAAATATGAACACGTAATCTATGCAAAGAATATCGGAACGGAAGAAGCTATCGAAAAAACTATTTTATCGATAGCTAATATACAACTATTGAAATCAGACGAAAAGTATGGAATGGGTGTTATTAATGCAAAACACGATATTTTTTGTAAAAGTTTACTTGAAAATGTTGGATATTACGAGGTGGCGGAGCCATCG
This is a stretch of genomic DNA from Acetobacterium woodii DSM 1030. It encodes these proteins:
- a CDS encoding glycosyltransferase WbsX family protein; translated protein: MKVYALYLPQFHETSENNEWWGKGFTEWTNVKKAKPLYRGHEQPKHPLNDNYYNILEKSTVEWQTELMHEYRIDGFIYYHYYFNGNKILEKPAENLLKWKEINQPFFFNWANHTWNRSWKGSTEVLIKQTYGNKNDWREHFEYLLPFFNDHRYIKINNKPVFIIYDGSFLEKKEMFECFDEWCKESGFEGLYLIEECFSVKKTALMQFKNNLSPVTKQIYYTQPLIGRSLFNMKSRFSILKEKVINRLNQKSIIKHTKIYKGDDLLNISMKNCTFDNMIPGLFFEWDNTPRHSNRGFIIRGLSKETFFEYMNFYRDSNFMILNAWNEWCEGMMLEPTKELGYKYLEWIRDWKNSENDNKK
- a CDS encoding O-antigen ligase family protein, with amino-acid sequence MIIKNKNSEISFKILCLFVAIYPITPDYFRIVGIPAQILVIIMCLGFLFFLNGFKYPLIKERRIKAVYTSTIVWAISMVLIYLIHGSTYAILSILLPWVILFPFLIKNINTKERILKVIDILVIAGFIVSILAIIDEVTGINVFWFLNNSGTDIYIHEARLGIRRVYSFSSHPNSFSLYCMFIEAILFYRIFCTSLQKKSFYKAAYVTVFIAACCTASRASIIAIIISQLIFLWMKGYKKFFKYLLYVMFSLCLLLFIIALVAPELYSEINSIFVLLMAVFNDSYAEQLQSLGYQWTANGVADRFTLWEIVFSKMKGHFLIGYGPSTLLEGVSVKNSLGVSNEKSSIEVQFLLLLYRYGIIVALIEEIRNMIQIFITYKNRRISCPWESKIGFNRMCCVTFLVYFLMLFTLNQTDTVRIYMILSSLFLAYNYNLLREVKN
- a CDS encoding polysaccharide pyruvyl transferase family protein is translated as MKIILLGFEFESSNKGCEALSYSVMSLLDLMEELKPLEIVNINIHESMGELPALYPNVKFTNLRMKTKRPSFWGALRKEMRNSIAALDITHGDSFSDIYGKSWFANTTAVKTFIAYSKVPLILMPQTYGPFEAKWAKVWAKNVIKRASKVFTRDNLSLDYLKSIGIKKNIENTIDLAFMLPYKKESSKSDKIRIGLNVSGLLWDDCKKDNRFGLKVNYVKYCNEVLARLIQNDKYEIHLVPHVLNDPREGEEFFENDSKAIRELMIEFPTCVFPNNFKTALDAKNYICNLDFLVAPRMHASIAAFSSGVAVLPFAYSRKFDGVYGDMKYEHVIYAKNIGTEEAIEKTILSIANIQLLKSDEKYGMGVINAKHDIFCKSLLENVGYYEVAEPSAQNQRNIQL